Proteins found in one Panicum hallii strain FIL2 chromosome 4, PHallii_v3.1, whole genome shotgun sequence genomic segment:
- the LOC112890851 gene encoding 2-hydroxyisoflavanone dehydratase-like — protein sequence MWWVGVPSFSFSTIAQSTSAYWQVRKRKAKRPAGAMDPDGEVLHDFFPFIRQYKSGRVVRFGAADTVPAGTDAARTGVSSKDVVIDPGSGLWARLYLPPLPAAGRQGRLPVIVYYHGGAFVIGSAAHRPTHEYLNGLAADAGALVVSPEYRLAPEHPLPAAHDDSWEALRWVASHAAGEEEEGREPEPWLAEHGDLSRVFLAGVSAGGNIAHNMAVRAGERSLGVPIRGILVIHAYFNSEASSSTTGVLRDKAEALWRFVCPGTPGLDDPLCNPFSAAAGGSAARIAAERVLVCVAEKDSLREWGVWYYESLRASGYRGEVELHESAGEGHVFHYTKPECEQARLLHARVLSFLRHEWVSVPSCWL from the coding sequence ATGTGGTGGGTGGGAGTGCCGTCGTTCTCCTTCTCCACCATTGCGCAGAGCACCTCAGCTTACTGGCAGGTCCGCAAAAGGAAGGCGAAGAGGCCGGCCGGCGCGATGGACCCGGACGGCGAGGTGCTGCACGACTTCTTCCCCTTCATCCGGCAGTACAAGAGCGGCCGCGTCGTCCGCTTCGGCGCCGCCGACACCGTCCCCGCCGGCACCGACGCCGCCCGCACCGGCGTGTCGTCCAAGGATGTCGTCATCGACCCGGGCTCGGGGCTCTGGGCTCGCCTCTACctcccgccgctccccgccgcgGGGCGCCAGGGCAGGCTCCCCGTCATCGTCTACTACCACGGCGGCGCCTTCGTCATAGGGTCAGCGGCGCACCGGCCCACGCACGAGTACCTAAACGGCCTGGCGGCAGACGCCGGCGCCCTCGTCGTCTCGCCGGAGTACCGCCTCGCCCCGGAGCACCCGCTTCCGGCGGCGCACGACGACTCGTGGGAGGCCCTCAGGTGGGTGGCGTCCCACGCGGCGGGTGAAGAGGAGGAGGGACGCGAGCCCGAGCCCTGGCTCGCCGAGCACGGGGACCTGTCGCGCGTGTTCCTGGCCGGGGTCAGCGCCGGCGGCAACATCGCGCACAACATGGCCGTGCGCGCCGGCGAGCGCAGCCTCGGCGTGCCCATCAGGGGGATCCTGGTGATCCACGCCTACTTCAACTCTGAAGCGTCGTCGTCGACGACCGGGGTGCTGAGGGACAAGGCCGAGGCGCTCTGGCGGTTCGTGTGCCCCGGCACGCCGGGGCTCGACGACCCGCTGTGCAACCCGTTctcggcggccgccggcgggagCGCGGCACGCATCGCCGCCGAGCGCGTGCTCGTCTGCGTCGCGGAGAAGGACTCTCTCCGGGAGTGGGGCGTCTGGTACTACGAGAGCCTCAGGGCGAGCGGCTACCGCGGCGAGGTGGAGCTGCACGAGTCCGCGGGCGAGGGGCACGTCTTCCACTACACCAAACCGGAGTGCGAGCAGGCGCGGTTGCTGCACGCGCGGGTCCTGAGTTTCCTCCGCCATGAGTGGGTGTCCGTTCCAAGCTGCTGGCTCTGA
- the LOC112890031 gene encoding 2-hydroxyisoflavanone dehydratase-like, with product MWALIREQLSLALAGEQQSIRPMDPDSEVQHDFYPIVRQYKSGRVVRFGTANPVPAGTDTAGTGVSSRDVVINSSSGLWARLYLPPLPAGSRDKLPVIMYYDGGAFVIGSTADEPTHEYLNSLAAGARALVVSAEYRRAPEHPLPAAHDDSWEALEWVASHAAAGAGAEPWLAAHGDLSRVFLAGFSAGGNIAHAMAARAGARSLGVPIGGLLLIHPYFIGEAPVGPEATDAALKAWADAFWRFVRPGAAGPDDPLGNPFSEAAGGSAARLAAGRVLVCVAEVDALRGRGVWYYESLRASGYGGEVELHESAGEDHVFHYTKPGCEQARLLHARVLRFLRGECL from the coding sequence ATGTGGGCATTGATCCGGGAGCAGCTAAGCTTAGCCTTAGCAGGTGAGCAACAAAGCATACGCCCAATGGACCCTGACAGCGAGGTGCAACACGATTTCTACCCTATCGTCCGGCAGTACAAGAGCGGCCGCGTCGTTCGCTTTGGCACCGCCAACCCCGTCCCCGCCGGCACCGACACCGCCGGCACCGGCGTGTCCTCCAGGGACGTCGTCATCAACTCGAGCTCCGGTCTCTGGGCTCGCCTCTACCtcccgccgctgcccgccggGAGCCGCGACAAGCTCCCCGTCATCATGTACTACGACGGTGGCGCCTTCGTCATCGGGTCGACGGCGGACGAACCCACGCACGAGTACCTCAACAGCCTCGCGGCCGGCGCCAGGGCCCTCGTCGTCTCCGCCGAGTACCGCCGCGCGCCGGAGCACCCGCTGCCGGCGGCGCACGACGACTCGTGGGAGGCGCTCGAGTGGGTGGCGTCGCACGctgcggcgggcgcgggcgccgagCCATGGCTCGCCGCGCACGGCGACCTGTCGCGCGTGTTCCTGGCGGGGTTCAGCGCCGGCGGCAACATCGCGCACGCCATGGCCGCGCGCGCCGGAGCGCGGAGCCTCGGCGTGCCCATCGGGGGGCTGCTGCTCATCCACCCCTACTTCATCGGCGAAGCGCCGGTCGGGCCGGAGGCGACGGACGCGGCGCTGAAGGCGTGGGCCGACGCGTTCTGGCGGTTCGTGCGccccggcgcggcggggccggaCGACCCGCTGGGGAACCCGTTCTCGGAGGCCGCGGGCGGGAGCGCggcgcgcctcgccgccgggCGCGTGCTCGTCTGCGTCGCGGAGGTGGACGCGCTCCGCGGCAGGGGCGTCTGGTACTACGAGAGCCTCAGGGCGAGCGGctacggcggcgaggtggagctgCACGAGTCCGCGGGCGAGGACCACGTCTTCCACTACACCAAGCCGGGGTGCGAGCAGGCGCGGTTGCTGCACGCGCGCGTGCTGCGTTTCCTCCGTGGTGAATGTCTGTAA
- the LOC112889327 gene encoding 2-hydroxyisoflavanone dehydratase-like, translating into MDGRTTSRSLVTDTSLFGTNPTIAAATASPLGRPMSIAARLRHYTNRLVRALHPSRIPPPLHSAARPASQPHRRRGRAMATAAADTDAEVQADFFPMVRQYRSGRVERFMNMAPLPASADPATGVVSKDVVVDPATGVWARLFLPPGTPPGKKLPVVVYYHGGAYVVGSAADPFTHNYLNALAAEAGVLAVAPEYRLAPEHPLPAAYDDSWEALKWVTSHAAGGGGGAEPWLAEHGDLSRLFLAGASAGGTIAHVVAARAGGLGVRARGLLVVHPYFSGAADIGDEGAAGKERKARADAFWRFLYPGSPGLDDPLSNPFSEAAGGSAARVAADRVLVCVAEKDDLRDRGVWYYESLKASGYPGEVELLESRGEGHVFYCINPRCDKAREMQERVLSFLRK; encoded by the coding sequence ATGGATGGTCGCACCACCAGTCGTTCACTGGTCACCGACACCTCGCTCTTCGGCACCAACCCAACGATCGCTGCAGCTACAGCGTCGCCACTCGGCCGCCCCATGAGCATCGCTGCGCGTCTGCGCCACTACACCAACCGTCTGGTCCGCGCGCTCCACCCTTCCCGGATTCCTCCCCCACTACATAGCGCCGCGCGGCCGGCCTCGCAGCCGCACCGACGCCGGGGACGAgcgatggcgacggcggcggcggacacgGACGCGGAGGTGCAGGCGGATTTCTTCCCCATGGTCCGCCAGTACAGGAGCGGCCGCGTGGAGCGGTTCATGAACATGGCCCCGCTCCCGGCCAGCGCCGACCCGGCCACGGGCGTCGTGTCCAAGGACGTCGTCGTCGACCCGGCCACGGGCGTCTGGGCGCGCCTCTTCCTCCCGCCCGGCACCCCGCCAGGCAAGAAGCTACCCGTTGTCGTCTACTACCACGGCGGCGCCTACGTGGTGGGCTCCGCCGCCGACCCGTTCACGCACAACTACCTCAACGCGCTCGCCGCGGAGGCCGGCGTTCTCGCGGTCGCGCCCGAGTACCGCCTCGCGCCGGAGCACCCGCTCCCGGCGGCGTACGACGACTCGTGGGAGGCGCTCAAGTGGGTGACCTCCCacgccgcgggcggcggcggcggggcggagccgTGGCTGGCCGAGCACGGCGACCTCTCCCGCCTGTTCCTGGCCGGGGCCAGCGCGGGGGGCACCATCGCGCACGTGGTggccgcgcgcgcgggcgggctcGGCGTGCGCGCCAGGGGGCTCCTGGTCGTGCACCCCTACTTCAGCGGCGCGGCGGACATCGGCGACgagggggcggcggggaagGAGCGCAAGGCCCGCGCCGACGCGTTCTGGCGGTTCCTGTACCCGGGCTCCCCCGGGCTCGACGACCCGCTGTCCAACCCGTTCTCGGAGGCCGCCGGCGGGAGCGCGGCGCGCGTCGCCGCCGACCGCGTGCTCGTCTGCGTCGCCGAGAAGGACGACCTCCGCGACAGGGGCGTCTGGTACTACGAGAGCCTCAAGGCCAGCGGCTACCCCGGCGAGGTGGAGCTGCTCGAGTCCAGGGGTGAGGGCCACGTGTTCTACTGCATCAACCCGCGCTGCGACAAGGCGCGGGAGATGCAGGAGCGCGTCCTCAGTTTCCTACGCAAGTGA
- the LOC112889328 gene encoding tuliposide A-converting enzyme 2, chloroplastic-like, protein MPGPNFRLYLLLIPVVANSFPPPTPMGDSGIATNPSSPPAAMDPDSEVVFDFMPYLCQYKSGRIHRPGGAPTVPAGTDPATGVVSKDVRAGPASVRIYLPPGATGKIPVVVYFHGGGFVVGSPARPGTHNYLVDLVTRSGAIGVSVYYRLAPEHKLPAAYDDAWAGLRWAATLGGGEEPWLLDHADLSRVFLVGCSAGANIAHNTAVRASAPGALPDGVTLRGLALVHPYFTGREAVGGEAALGPEIREYMDRTWRFVVSETVGLDDPRVCPFVDDAARRASAGIPCERVLVCVAENDFLLRERGLWYHRELKASGYAGELEIFESKGVGHAFHFDLLSSEQGVELQERTVAFIKK, encoded by the coding sequence GTGGCCAACTCATTTCCTCCCCCAACTCCCATGGGCGACTCCGGCATCGCCACCAACCCCTCCTCACCGCCCGCGGCCATGGATCCCGACTCCGAGGTCGTCTTCGACTTCATGCCCTACCTCTGCCAGTACAAGAGCGGCCGCATCCACCGCCCCGGCGGCGCCCCCACCGTCCCCGCCGGCACGGACCCCGCCACCGGCGTCGTCTCCAAGGACGTCCGCGCCGGCCCCGCCTCCGTCCGCATCTACCTCCCGCCCGGCGCCACCGGCAAGATCCCGGTCGTCGTCTacttccacggcggcggcttcgtGGTCGGCTcgccggcgcggccgggcaCGCACAACTACCTCGTCGACCTCGTGACCCGCTCGGGCGCCATCGGCGTGTCCGTCTACTACCGCCTCGCACCGGAGCACAAGCTCCCCGCCGCGTATGACGACGCGTGGGCGGGGCTGCGGTGGGCGGCCacgctcggcggcggcgaggagcccTGGCTGCTGGACCACGCCGACCTCTCCCGCGTGTTCCTGGTCGGCTGCAGCGCCGGCGCCAACATCGCGCACAACACCGCCGTGCGGGCCTCGGCCCCCGGCGCGCTCCCGGACGGCGTCACCCTCCGCGGGCTCGCGCTGGTGCACCCGTACTTCACGGGCAGGGAGGCCGTCGGCGGCGAGGCCGCGCTCGGCCCCGAGATCCGGGAGTACATGGACCGCACGTGGCGGTTCGTGGTCTCGGAGACGGTGGGGCTGGACGACCCGCGCGTGTGCCCGTTCGTGGACGACGCCGCGCGCCGGGCCTCCGCCGGGATCCCGTGCGAGCGCGTGCTGGTGTGCGTCGCCGAGAACGACTTCCTGCTCAGGGAGCGCGGGCTCTGGTACCACCGGGAGCTCAAGGCCAGCGGGTACGCCGGCGAGCTGGAGATCTTCGAGTCCAAGGGCGTCGGCCACGCGTTCCACTTCGACCTGCTCAGCTCCGAGCAGGGCGTCGAGCTGCAGGAGCGGACCGTCGCGTTCATCAAGAAATGA